The genomic interval ACGGCAGCTAAGACGCTCTTGAAGCTTCAGGGCCCGAACCAGTGGATGCGTGTCTTCAATGCCGAACTTAGACTGATAAAGCTCTGGCATCATATCGTGAACATCGAGAATGACTTTCGCCCCACCAAGTCGGGCCAAAGCTCCGGCAAAGACGATAAAATCCGGCATGGTGTGAAAATAGATGACATCGTAACGCTGCCGCATGTGTCTGCGCGTTACCTCCACCAATGCCTTGAGCCAAAACTTTAGATAACTCTTGAGGTATTGCCCCTTCGCGCCGCCTCGATACCGACCAACCGACAACGGCTCAATGTGAACTCCCTTGAGGATTTCGGTTCCCGTAGGAATCGGCGTCTCCAAAGACAAAAAATCCACATGATCACCCCGCGCCGCTAAAGCTTCAGCGGTACGCCGGGGGCGCGCATCTGTGTGATAATGGGTGTAGGCCACCATGCAAATTCGTCGAGTCATTGAGTGAGCGATACCTTAAGAACAACAATTGCACCAGAGTAAGTATCGACTTTTAAAAAGCTATGTTAGGAAGTCACGTCGTACCCAATCCAAAGGCTCAAGCAATGCAATACCTCCACACAATGATTCGAGTATTTGACCTCGACACGGCCGTCACTTTTTTCGTGGATCAGCTAGGCCTCGTAGAAACTCGTCGTAAAGATGTGGAAAAGGGCCGATTTACGTTGGTTTTTCTCGCAACAGCACCTGGGGAGCCAGAAATCGAGCTCACCCATAACTGGGATGAACAAGCGCCCTACGGCGGTGGTAGAAACTTTGGTCACCTCGCCTATGCGGTAGACGATATTTATGCACTTTGCCAAAAACTCCAAGATGCAGGTGTTACCATTCTACGTCCACCACGCGACGGGAGAATGGCCTTTGTACGCTCGCCAGATCAAATATCTGTGGAACTGCTTCAAAAAG from Deltaproteobacteria bacterium carries:
- a CDS encoding lactoylglutathione lyase, which translates into the protein MQYLHTMIRVFDLDTAVTFFVDQLGLVETRRKDVEKGRFTLVFLATAPGEPEIELTHNWDEQAPYGGGRNFGHLAYAVDDIYALCQKLQDAGVTILRPPRDGRMAFVRSPDQISVELLQKGEALAPQEPWLSMPSQGEW